The following are encoded together in the bacterium genome:
- a CDS encoding divergent polysaccharide deacetylase family protein: VPRPPRENPEDSQSPAVAPAPSGVPPGGAGRARVAVIFDDAGYSLQTAREVMALPRPVTISVLPGLPFSTPIAEEAARRGVQVILHLPVQPDNPGLALGPGGITVDMSDDAIAQTVASDFASVPGAVGTNNHMGSRGTADPRVMRAVLGVVKARRVFFIDSLTSPRSVAAETARTMGVPTAVRAVFLDNQDDETYVRGQFHALIRVAQTHGQAIAIGHVGKVTARVLREMLPEFDEAGIRFVFVSSLVH, translated from the coding sequence CGTGCCGCGGCCGCCGCGCGAGAATCCCGAAGACTCCCAGAGCCCCGCCGTCGCGCCCGCGCCAAGCGGCGTCCCCCCTGGAGGCGCCGGGCGTGCGCGGGTGGCGGTGATCTTCGACGACGCGGGGTACAGCCTGCAGACCGCGCGCGAGGTGATGGCGCTCCCGCGGCCGGTCACGATCTCGGTGCTTCCGGGCCTGCCGTTCTCCACGCCGATCGCGGAGGAGGCGGCGCGCCGCGGGGTGCAGGTCATCCTCCATCTGCCGGTACAGCCGGACAACCCGGGGCTGGCTCTGGGACCGGGCGGCATCACCGTGGACATGAGCGATGATGCCATCGCGCAGACCGTGGCGTCGGACTTCGCGTCGGTCCCCGGCGCGGTCGGGACGAACAACCACATGGGCTCCCGGGGGACGGCGGATCCGCGTGTGATGCGCGCGGTGCTCGGGGTGGTCAAGGCGCGCCGCGTGTTCTTCATCGACAGCCTGACGTCGCCGCGGTCCGTGGCGGCCGAGACGGCGCGGACGATGGGCGTGCCCACCGCCGTGCGGGCGGTGTTCCTCGACAATCAGGACGACGAGACCTACGTGCGGGGCCAATTCCACGCCCTCATCCGGGTGGCGCAAACCCACGGGCAGGCGATCGCCATCGGCCACGTCGGCAAGGTGACCGCGCGCGTCCTGCGCGAGATGCTGCCGGAGTTCGACGAGGCGGGCATCCGGTTCGTCTTCGTGTCGTCCCTGGTCCACTGA
- a CDS encoding leucyl aminopeptidase, producing the protein MRVTTADTLPHATPCDLLALAVPEPGTLDGDAAAVDRHLGGRLGEAARADAFTGKRGRTLLLHTLDSPFRRVLLVGTGRDHGPEAVRRYSAVAVRAARDLRAARVAVAVPLEDTARGTGEADSAGERVRAAAEGAGLAAYRFDRYRSQDNGAPDEAVVLARGDAAAAARAVRQADIAVAATSRARDLVNEPANVVTPAALAQVAREIASRDGLDCRIIELDEAREMGMGLFAAVAAASSQPAKFIVLDYRPPQAGTQAARTVALAGKGITFDSGGLSIKTAGGMATMKSDMAGAAAVLAAMGALRELAVPVRVLGIAAATENMISGHATRPGDIVRGLGGKTVEINNTDAEGRLVLADALAFAVRDGAAEIIDLATLTGSCVVALGDHTAGLMTNDQPLADRLLRAAGAAGEQLWQLPMYEEFTEAMRGEISDLKNSAGREGGAERAAAFMGEFVGGTPWAHLDIAGPAFAEDRKGPPYVPPGGTGYGVRTLLRYLESAPGR; encoded by the coding sequence ATGCGAGTCACGACGGCCGACACGCTCCCCCACGCCACGCCCTGCGACCTTCTCGCGCTCGCCGTCCCCGAGCCCGGAACGCTCGACGGCGACGCCGCGGCGGTCGACCGCCACCTCGGCGGCAGGTTGGGGGAGGCGGCCCGCGCCGACGCCTTCACCGGCAAGCGGGGCCGCACGCTGCTCCTGCACACGCTCGACTCGCCCTTCCGGCGGGTGCTCCTCGTCGGCACCGGCCGCGACCACGGGCCCGAGGCCGTCCGCCGGTACTCGGCCGTCGCGGTGCGGGCGGCCCGCGACCTCCGCGCCGCCCGGGTGGCCGTCGCCGTGCCGCTCGAAGACACCGCACGGGGCACGGGCGAGGCGGATTCGGCCGGCGAGCGGGTCCGCGCCGCGGCGGAGGGGGCCGGCCTCGCCGCCTACCGGTTCGACCGGTACCGCAGCCAGGACAACGGCGCGCCCGACGAGGCGGTGGTGCTGGCCCGCGGCGACGCTGCCGCGGCCGCGCGCGCGGTGCGGCAGGCGGACATCGCCGTCGCGGCGACCTCGCGCGCCCGCGACCTCGTGAACGAGCCGGCGAACGTGGTGACGCCGGCCGCGCTCGCGCAGGTCGCGCGGGAGATCGCGTCGCGTGACGGGCTGGACTGCCGGATCATCGAGCTCGACGAGGCGCGGGAGATGGGAATGGGCCTGTTCGCGGCGGTGGCGGCCGCCAGTTCGCAGCCGGCCAAGTTCATCGTCCTGGATTACCGGCCGCCCCAGGCCGGGACGCAGGCCGCGCGCACCGTGGCGCTGGCGGGCAAAGGCATCACGTTCGACAGCGGCGGCCTTTCGATCAAGACCGCCGGCGGAATGGCGACGATGAAGAGCGATATGGCCGGCGCCGCGGCGGTGCTGGCGGCGATGGGCGCGCTCCGGGAGCTGGCCGTGCCGGTGCGGGTGCTCGGGATCGCCGCGGCGACCGAAAACATGATCAGCGGGCACGCGACGCGTCCCGGCGACATCGTCCGCGGGCTCGGCGGCAAGACGGTGGAAATCAACAACACCGACGCCGAGGGCCGGCTGGTGCTCGCGGATGCCCTGGCCTTCGCCGTGCGCGACGGCGCCGCCGAGATCATCGACCTCGCCACGCTCACCGGGTCGTGCGTGGTCGCGCTGGGGGATCACACCGCCGGGTTGATGACCAACGATCAGCCCCTCGCGGACCGGCTGCTCCGGGCGGCCGGGGCCGCCGGTGAGCAGTTGTGGCAGCTGCCGATGTACGAAGAATTCACCGAGGCGATGCGCGGCGAGATCAGCGATCTTAAGAACTCCGCCGGCCGCGAAGGCGGCGCGGAGCGCGCCGCGGCCTTCATGGGCGAGTTTGTCGGCGGGACCCCGTGGGCTCACCTCGACATCGCGGGCCCCGCGTTCGCCGAGGACCGCAAGGGACCGCCGTACGTGCCGCCGGGCGGCACCGGCTACGGCGTCCGGACGTTGCTGCGCTACCTCGAGTCGGCGCCGGGGAGGTAG
- a CDS encoding aquaporin, translated as MAQTQAPWKPLLAEVIGTFTLIFAGAGAIIANEVTHGGVGLLGVALAHGLAIAVMVSALGVISGGHFNPAVTCGFAVSGRMPLGMAFAYLIAQLLGAWLGGAALQAAYPPAAIAAAHFGTPSLATGVSAGAGVLLEAIGTFFLVTVVFGTVVHPAAPRIGGLAIGLTITMDILAFGALTGAAVNPARAIGPALWSGAWADQWVYWIGPLLGGAAAGALYGGAYLPGADSR; from the coding sequence ATCGGCACGTTCACGCTGATCTTTGCCGGGGCGGGCGCGATCATCGCGAACGAGGTGACCCACGGCGGCGTCGGGCTGCTCGGCGTCGCGCTCGCGCACGGGCTCGCGATCGCGGTGATGGTCTCGGCGTTGGGGGTGATTTCCGGCGGGCACTTCAATCCCGCGGTGACGTGCGGCTTCGCCGTCTCCGGCCGCATGCCGCTCGGGATGGCGTTCGCATACCTGATTGCGCAGCTCCTCGGCGCGTGGCTCGGCGGCGCGGCGCTGCAGGCGGCGTATCCGCCCGCCGCCATCGCGGCCGCGCACTTCGGGACGCCGTCGCTCGCGACGGGGGTGTCGGCGGGCGCCGGCGTGCTGCTCGAGGCGATCGGGACGTTCTTCCTCGTCACCGTCGTGTTCGGCACCGTGGTGCATCCCGCGGCGCCGCGCATCGGCGGCCTCGCGATCGGACTCACGATCACGATGGACATTCTCGCCTTCGGGGCGCTCACCGGCGCGGCGGTGAATCCCGCCCGCGCCATCGGTCCGGCGCTCTGGTCCGGCGCCTGGGCCGATCAGTGGGTCTACTGGATCGGTCCGCTGCTCGGCGGGGCGGCGGCGGGCGCCCTGTACGGGGGAGCCTACCTCCCCGGCGCCGACTCGAGGTAG